One stretch of Roseovarius mucosus DNA includes these proteins:
- a CDS encoding amino acid ABC transporter substrate-binding protein — MKKTVFLGALTVAGLAAGASAAATLDDVKARGKLNCGVTTGLVGFAAPDANGVWEGFDVAICRAVAAAVLGDGNAVEFVPTTGKTRFTALASGEIDLLARNTTWTFSRDTDLKFDFVGVNYYDGQGFLVPKSLGVSSAKELDGATVCIQTGTTTELNLADFFRANNISYEPVPIETNAEGQQQYLAGACDTYTTDASGLASTRAAFENPGDHVILPEIISKEPLGPLVRHGDNDWGDIVRWTFYALVAAEEMGITSANIGELSAAAGANPEINRILGTEGELGAMIGLDNDWAKRAISVGGNYGEIFEKNIGEKTPIGLARGLNAQWTQGGIMYAPPFR; from the coding sequence ATGAAAAAAACCGTATTTTTGGGCGCGCTGACGGTGGCCGGCCTTGCGGCTGGCGCTTCTGCGGCTGCCACGTTGGATGACGTGAAGGCCCGCGGTAAGCTGAACTGTGGTGTGACCACCGGCCTCGTGGGCTTTGCCGCCCCCGATGCAAACGGTGTTTGGGAAGGTTTTGACGTGGCGATCTGCCGCGCTGTTGCCGCCGCTGTGCTGGGCGATGGAAATGCCGTTGAATTCGTGCCGACCACCGGCAAGACCCGCTTTACAGCGCTTGCCTCGGGTGAGATCGACTTGCTGGCGCGCAACACCACTTGGACCTTCTCGCGCGATACCGACCTCAAGTTCGATTTCGTCGGCGTGAACTACTATGACGGTCAGGGTTTCCTTGTGCCCAAGTCGCTGGGCGTCAGCTCTGCCAAAGAGCTGGACGGCGCAACGGTCTGCATCCAGACTGGCACCACCACCGAGCTGAACCTTGCGGATTTCTTCCGCGCCAACAACATCAGCTACGAGCCGGTGCCGATTGAGACCAATGCCGAAGGTCAGCAGCAGTATCTGGCTGGTGCCTGCGATACCTACACGACCGACGCGTCGGGTCTGGCATCCACGCGCGCTGCGTTCGAGAATCCCGGCGATCACGTGATCCTTCCGGAAATCATCTCGAAAGAGCCGCTCGGCCCGCTGGTGCGCCATGGCGACAACGACTGGGGTGATATCGTGCGCTGGACGTTCTACGCGCTCGTGGCTGCCGAAGAAATGGGCATCACCTCGGCGAATATCGGCGAGCTGTCTGCCGCAGCCGGTGCAAACCCGGAGATCAACCGTATCCTCGGCACCGAAGGTGAGCTGGGCGCGATGATCGGCCTCGACAATGACTGGGCCAAGCGCGCGATTTCCGTCGGTGGTAACTACGGCGAAATCTTCGAGAAGAACATCGGCGAAAAGACCCCGATCGGTCTGGCCCGTGGTCTGAATGCGCAGTGGACGCAGGGCGGCATCATGTATGCCCCGCCGTTCCGGTAA
- a CDS encoding ATP12 family chaperone protein, producing the protein MSEWKAKRFWTEAGVVEEGDGFGVRLDGRAVRTPAKAVLSVPTRALAEAIAAEWDAQEGKIDPGTMPFTRSANAAIDKVAHQKSEVAEMLAAYGDSDLICYRAVSPSELVEKQAAAWNPLLDWTESVLSAKLLAVEGVVHVPQDVQAMARLRAHVDALDIWALTAFHDLVSLSGSLVIGFAALDGFYPVKTLWDLSRVDETWQAEQWGSDEEAEEMAARKQSDFIHAKRFYDLSRKDQSV; encoded by the coding sequence ATGAGCGAATGGAAAGCCAAGCGGTTCTGGACAGAGGCGGGCGTTGTCGAAGAGGGCGACGGGTTCGGCGTGCGGCTAGACGGGCGCGCGGTGCGCACCCCGGCCAAGGCGGTGCTGAGCGTGCCGACGCGGGCCTTGGCCGAGGCGATCGCCGCGGAGTGGGATGCGCAAGAAGGCAAGATCGACCCCGGTACCATGCCTTTTACCCGGTCGGCCAATGCAGCCATCGACAAGGTGGCACATCAGAAATCCGAAGTGGCCGAGATGCTGGCCGCCTATGGCGACAGTGATCTGATCTGTTATCGGGCAGTGAGCCCCAGCGAACTGGTCGAAAAACAGGCAGCGGCATGGAATCCGCTGCTCGATTGGACCGAATCGGTCCTGTCCGCCAAGCTGCTTGCGGTTGAGGGCGTGGTGCATGTGCCGCAGGATGTGCAGGCAATGGCACGGTTGCGGGCACATGTGGATGCGCTGGACATTTGGGCTTTGACGGCCTTTCACGACCTTGTGAGCCTGAGTGGGTCGCTTGTGATAGGATTTGCGGCTTTGGACGGGTTTTACCCCGTTAAAACGCTCTGGGACCTGTCTCGGGTCGATGAAACCTGGCAGGCAGAGCAATGGGGTAGCGATGAAGAGGCGGAAGAGATGGCCGCAAGGAAACAATCTGACTTTATCCATGCCAAGCGGTTTTATGATCTTTCGCGTAAGGATCAGTCAGTCTGA
- a CDS encoding HAD-IA family hydrolase, with product MSRPLRLVIFDVDGTLVDSQGDILAAMRSAFDRAGEPAPVREVILGIVGLSLDVAVARLAPQLPGDVHARIVAWYKEAYMGLRAETGVQASSPLYPHALETLKALHAVPETLLGVATGKSARGLDKLLEGHGLRSYFVTRQVADHHPSKPHPSMLRAALAETGVAPENAVMVGDTSFDMDMAQAAGIAGIGVSWGYHRPEALGAAREIVQDFRALPEALARIWG from the coding sequence ATGAGCCGTCCCTTGCGTCTGGTGATCTTTGATGTCGATGGCACGCTGGTGGACAGCCAAGGTGACATTCTGGCGGCGATGCGGTCGGCGTTTGATCGGGCCGGGGAACCGGCACCTGTGCGCGAGGTGATTTTGGGCATTGTCGGTCTGTCGCTGGATGTGGCGGTGGCGCGACTGGCGCCGCAATTGCCCGGCGATGTCCACGCGCGGATCGTGGCGTGGTATAAAGAGGCCTATATGGGTTTGCGGGCAGAGACGGGCGTGCAAGCCTCTTCGCCGCTTTATCCCCACGCGCTTGAGACGTTGAAGGCGCTGCATGCGGTGCCGGAAACCCTGTTGGGGGTCGCCACGGGCAAATCGGCGCGGGGTCTGGACAAACTCTTGGAGGGCCATGGTCTCCGGTCTTACTTCGTGACGCGGCAGGTGGCAGATCATCATCCCTCCAAGCCGCATCCTTCTATGCTGCGGGCGGCGCTGGCAGAGACCGGGGTTGCGCCAGAGAATGCGGTTATGGTGGGCGATACGAGTTTCGACATGGACATGGCGCAGGCGGCGGGGATTGCGGGCATTGGTGTTTCTTGGGGGTATCACCGGCCCGAAGCGCTGGGGGCCGCCCGCGAAATCGTGCAGGATTTCCGCGCGCTCCCCGAGGCTTTGGCGCGGATTTGGGGGTAG
- a CDS encoding RluA family pseudouridine synthase gives MSGVQTRIVGPDDGDQRLDRWVRRLFPHVGQVQIEKMCRKGELRVDGGRVKPATRLEVGQSVRIPPLPDTDERPTGALARISPADAKMIQSCVIYRDDHIIALNKPPGLPVQGGSKQLRHVDGLAEALRFGAEDKPRLVHRLDKDTSGVLLLARTREAAKGLTAAFRHRNTRKIYWAAVAGVPTPRMGTIRFGLVKAPGHGAKGEGEKMLCLHPRDIDATPGAKPATTDYAVIEAAGARTAWMALIPVTGRTHQLRAHMAEIGHPIVGDGKYGGSGQENLGDGWGAQLGGDVSRKLHLHARSLKIEHPVSRAILHITAPLPEHMARTWDLFQWVPSEAPEDPLEDMA, from the coding sequence ATGAGCGGAGTGCAGACACGGATTGTAGGACCGGATGACGGCGATCAGCGGTTGGATCGCTGGGTTCGGCGGCTGTTTCCGCATGTGGGGCAAGTGCAGATCGAAAAGATGTGCCGCAAAGGCGAACTGCGGGTCGATGGCGGGCGGGTAAAACCCGCGACGCGGCTTGAGGTTGGGCAGAGTGTGCGTATTCCGCCGTTGCCCGATACCGATGAGCGCCCGACAGGAGCTTTGGCGCGGATCAGCCCGGCGGATGCCAAGATGATCCAATCCTGCGTGATTTACCGCGATGACCATATCATCGCCCTGAACAAACCGCCGGGCCTGCCGGTGCAGGGCGGCAGCAAGCAATTGCGCCATGTGGACGGGTTGGCGGAGGCGCTGCGCTTTGGGGCCGAGGACAAGCCGCGTCTGGTGCATCGCTTGGACAAGGACACATCGGGCGTCTTGTTGCTGGCGCGCACGCGGGAGGCGGCCAAGGGGCTGACGGCGGCGTTCCGGCATCGCAACACGCGCAAGATTTACTGGGCGGCCGTGGCGGGCGTGCCCACGCCGCGTATGGGCACCATTCGCTTTGGTCTGGTCAAGGCGCCGGGGCATGGGGCCAAGGGCGAGGGCGAGAAGATGCTGTGCTTGCATCCGCGCGACATTGACGCGACGCCGGGGGCAAAGCCTGCGACCACCGATTATGCGGTGATCGAAGCGGCGGGTGCGCGCACGGCTTGGATGGCGCTGATTCCGGTGACGGGGCGGACGCATCAGCTGCGCGCGCATATGGCCGAGATCGGGCATCCCATCGTGGGCGATGGCAAATATGGCGGATCAGGGCAGGAGAATCTGGGCGATGGCTGGGGCGCGCAGCTGGGTGGCGATGTAAGCCGCAAGTTGCATCTGCACGCGCGGTCGCTCAAGATCGAGCATCCGGTGTCACGGGCCATTCTGCACATCACAGCCCCATTGCCCGAGCATATGGCGCGGACTTGGGACCTGTTTCAGTGGGTGCCATCCGAAGCGCCGGAGGACCCGCTAGAGGATATGGCATGA
- the crcB gene encoding fluoride efflux transporter CrcB — protein sequence MMSALLQVAVGGAIGSCLRYGVVLLAQRLAAPGFPVGVLGVNVIGSFLMGLAVVILAQRGAGQISPLVMTGLLGGFTTFSAFSLEAFMLWERGQAMAALGYVGLSVGLSIGALILGVWLARGFFA from the coding sequence ATGATGTCCGCATTGCTTCAGGTGGCCGTGGGGGGCGCGATTGGGTCGTGCCTGCGCTATGGCGTGGTGCTCTTGGCACAGCGCTTGGCTGCGCCGGGTTTCCCGGTTGGCGTGCTTGGTGTTAACGTTATCGGATCCTTTCTGATGGGGCTGGCCGTGGTGATCCTCGCACAGCGGGGTGCCGGGCAAATCAGCCCCTTGGTCATGACGGGCCTTTTGGGTGGCTTCACGACGTTTTCGGCGTTCTCGCTTGAGGCCTTCATGCTCTGGGAGCGGGGGCAGGCGATGGCGGCTTTGGGATATGTCGGCCTGTCGGTGGGATTGTCCATCGGGGCCTTGATTTTGGGCGTCTGGCTGGCGCGGGGGTTTTTCGCATGA
- a CDS encoding protein-tyrosine phosphatase family protein, which produces MDDFIIYALRVGGGTLALAPLPGAGGDYAADLAHIRDWKPALVVSLTMPAEMLSAGAETFGNDVQEAGSRWVAFPIPDYGVPDTSQIEAWTKASQDIARALAGGGRVLVHCRGGCGRSGMVALRLMIAQGEDPDAALERLRHIRPCAVETEAQLRWARRAGG; this is translated from the coding sequence ATGGATGATTTCATCATCTACGCGCTCCGGGTTGGCGGGGGCACTCTAGCGCTTGCGCCGCTACCGGGGGCGGGGGGTGACTATGCCGCCGACCTTGCGCATATCCGCGACTGGAAACCAGCGCTTGTGGTGTCCTTGACCATGCCAGCCGAGATGTTGAGCGCGGGGGCCGAAACATTTGGCAATGATGTGCAAGAGGCGGGGAGCCGTTGGGTGGCGTTTCCGATCCCGGATTACGGCGTGCCGGACACAAGCCAGATCGAAGCCTGGACTAAGGCCAGCCAAGATATCGCGCGCGCGCTGGCCGGGGGCGGGCGGGTTCTGGTGCATTGCCGGGGGGGCTGTGGCAGATCGGGGATGGTGGCCCTGCGGTTGATGATCGCGCAGGGCGAAGACCCTGATGCAGCATTGGAGAGATTGCGCCATATCCGGCCCTGTGCGGTGGAAACGGAGGCGCAGTTGCGCTGGGCGCGGCGCGCAGGCGGCTGA
- a CDS encoding DNA polymerase III subunit gamma/tau gives MSDTPPPGYQVLARKYRPETFADLVGQDAMVRTLKNAFQADRIAQAFIMTGIRGTGKTTTARIIAKGMNCIGPDGQGGPTTEPCGQCEHCRAIMEGRHVDVMEMDAASRTGVGDIREIIESVNYRAASARYKIYIIDEVHMLSVNAFNALLKTLEEPPAHVKFIFATTEIRKVPVTVLSRCQRFDLRRIEPEVMIALLRRIADREGAQITDDALALITRAAEGSARDATSLLDQAISHGAGETTADQVRAMLGLADRGRVLDLFDMILRGDAAGALSELSAQYAEGADPLAVLRDLAEITHWISVVKITPDAANDPTIGPDERARGLDMATALPMRVLTRMWQMLLKALEEVAQSPNAMMAAEMAVIRLTHVADLPTPEDLVRRLQDAPPNGPGGGGGPRMQANPPQSTHAQAHTHAPTHSGPSGPVSQGAVSPMLATDPEEVLSRYPSFEHVLELIRANRDVKLLLEVEGHIRLANYRPGRIEFTPTPDAPGDLAQRLGSALQRWTGNRWAVTLVNSATAPTILEARNAAKDAAESDARQHPLVQAVFAAFPRAKIARVKTEKDITSHAETEALPEVDEEWDPFEED, from the coding sequence ATGTCCGACACCCCGCCCCCCGGCTATCAGGTTCTCGCCCGCAAATACCGGCCCGAGACCTTTGCCGATCTGGTCGGTCAAGATGCGATGGTGCGCACACTCAAGAATGCCTTTCAGGCCGACCGCATCGCGCAAGCCTTTATAATGACAGGGATTCGCGGCACCGGAAAAACCACAACGGCGCGCATCATCGCCAAGGGCATGAACTGTATCGGTCCCGATGGGCAGGGTGGCCCCACGACCGAACCTTGCGGCCAATGCGAACATTGCCGTGCCATCATGGAAGGGCGCCATGTCGATGTGATGGAGATGGACGCCGCCAGCCGGACCGGCGTGGGCGACATCCGGGAAATCATCGAGAGCGTGAATTATCGCGCCGCCTCAGCACGTTACAAGATCTACATCATCGACGAAGTGCATATGCTCTCGGTCAATGCGTTCAACGCCCTGCTCAAGACGTTGGAAGAGCCGCCCGCGCATGTGAAATTCATCTTCGCCACCACCGAAATCCGCAAGGTTCCGGTGACGGTGCTGTCGCGCTGCCAACGCTTTGACCTGCGCCGCATTGAACCCGAGGTGATGATCGCGCTCCTGCGCCGCATTGCCGACCGGGAAGGCGCGCAGATCACCGATGACGCGCTGGCCCTCATCACCCGCGCGGCAGAGGGCTCTGCCCGCGACGCCACCTCTTTGCTGGATCAGGCGATTTCCCATGGTGCAGGGGAAACCACGGCGGATCAGGTGCGCGCCATGTTGGGGCTGGCGGATCGTGGCCGGGTGCTTGATCTCTTTGACATGATCCTGCGCGGCGATGCGGCCGGGGCGCTCTCGGAACTCAGCGCGCAATATGCCGAAGGGGCCGATCCACTGGCCGTGCTGCGCGATCTTGCCGAGATAACCCATTGGATCTCTGTTGTTAAAATAACGCCCGACGCCGCCAACGACCCCACAATCGGCCCCGATGAACGCGCCCGAGGTCTGGACATGGCCACCGCCTTGCCGATGCGCGTGCTCACCCGGATGTGGCAAATGCTGCTCAAAGCGCTAGAGGAAGTGGCGCAATCACCCAACGCGATGATGGCCGCCGAAATGGCGGTGATCCGCCTCACCCATGTGGCCGACCTGCCCACGCCCGAAGACCTCGTGCGCCGCCTCCAAGACGCGCCGCCCAATGGCCCGGGCGGCGGCGGCGGCCCCCGCATGCAGGCCAACCCACCCCAGAGCACCCATGCTCAGGCTCACACCCATGCGCCCACCCATTCCGGTCCCTCGGGGCCAGTCTCGCAAGGTGCTGTGTCGCCTATGCTGGCCACAGACCCGGAAGAGGTGCTGTCCCGCTACCCCAGCTTTGAGCATGTGCTGGAGCTGATCCGCGCCAATCGCGATGTCAAGCTCCTGCTCGAGGTCGAAGGGCATATCCGCCTTGCCAACTATCGCCCCGGCCGGATTGAATTCACCCCCACGCCCGATGCTCCCGGCGATCTGGCACAGCGTCTGGGCAGCGCGCTACAACGCTGGACCGGCAATCGTTGGGCCGTCACCTTGGTGAATTCGGCCACCGCCCCTACCATTCTCGAGGCGCGCAATGCCGCCAAAGATGCGGCAGAGTCTGACGCCCGGCAGCATCCGCTGGTGCAAGCAGTCTTTGCCGCTTTTCCCCGGGCAAAGATTGCGCGGGTGAAAACCGAGAAAGATATCACATCCCATGCCGAGACCGAGGCCCTGCCCGAGGTGGACGAGGAATGGGACCCTTTCGAAGAGGATTGA
- a CDS encoding YbaB/EbfC family nucleoid-associated protein yields MFKGLGQMGDMAKMMKAAQEMQKKMAALQEEMHTIMVTGESGAGLVKATCSAKGELKALDIDPSIFNSDDKEVVEDLILAAIKDAQAKASARAQEEMGKITEGMGLPKDMKLPF; encoded by the coding sequence ATGTTCAAAGGTTTGGGCCAAATGGGCGACATGGCCAAGATGATGAAGGCCGCGCAGGAAATGCAAAAGAAAATGGCCGCGCTGCAAGAGGAAATGCACACGATCATGGTGACGGGCGAATCCGGCGCAGGTCTGGTCAAGGCGACCTGCTCTGCCAAGGGGGAGCTCAAGGCGCTCGATATCGACCCGTCGATCTTCAACTCCGATGACAAAGAGGTCGTCGAGGATCTGATTCTTGCCGCGATCAAGGATGCCCAAGCCAAGGCCTCGGCCCGTGCCCAAGAAGAAATGGGCAAGATCACCGAGGGCATGGGCCTGCCCAAAGACATGAAACTGCCCTTCTGA
- the recR gene encoding recombination mediator RecR produces MSSTRDIDALIDMMARLPGLGPRSARRAVLHLIRKRALLLSPLAKLMQTVADTARECATCGNIGTTEICDICTNAKRANGQICVVEDVADLWAMERGQAFKGRYHVLGGTLSALDQVGPEVLRIPALLARVDSEAITEVILALNATVEGQTTAHYIADQLDGRVTLTSLAQGVPIGGELDYLDDGTISAALSARKRL; encoded by the coding sequence TTGAGCAGCACCCGCGATATCGACGCCCTCATTGATATGATGGCCCGCCTGCCGGGGCTTGGCCCCCGGTCGGCCCGGCGCGCGGTGCTGCACCTGATCCGCAAGCGCGCTTTGCTGCTATCGCCCTTGGCAAAGCTGATGCAGACCGTGGCCGACACGGCGCGGGAATGTGCCACCTGCGGCAATATCGGCACCACCGAGATTTGCGATATCTGCACGAATGCCAAGCGTGCCAATGGCCAGATTTGCGTGGTCGAGGATGTGGCCGATCTCTGGGCGATGGAGCGTGGGCAGGCCTTTAAAGGGCGCTATCACGTGCTGGGCGGCACGCTGTCGGCACTGGATCAGGTCGGCCCCGAGGTTCTACGCATTCCAGCACTCTTGGCGCGGGTCGATTCCGAGGCGATAACCGAGGTCATTCTGGCCCTCAACGCCACGGTCGAGGGGCAAACCACCGCGCATTACATCGCAGATCAGCTCGACGGCAGAGTCACGCTTACTTCGCTCGCTCAGGGTGTTCCCATTGGCGGCGAGTTGGACTATCTCGACGATGGTACGATCAGTGCGGCCCTCTCGGCCCGCAAGCGTCTGTGA
- a CDS encoding DUF1294 domain-containing protein: MSPLALTLLYLLALNALTLGLFWWDKRCAIERRWRVPESTLLTLCLIGGSLGAKTGQGIFRHKTRKEPFRTSLNAIAVLHIGFLGALVLPEFRAAVMVFLTHATSYVLGLAATWIPAA, encoded by the coding sequence ATGTCCCCACTTGCCTTGACCCTGCTGTATCTTTTAGCCCTGAACGCGCTCACATTGGGTTTGTTCTGGTGGGACAAGCGCTGTGCCATCGAACGCCGCTGGCGCGTGCCAGAGAGTACGCTTCTGACGCTTTGTCTGATCGGGGGATCGCTCGGGGCCAAGACCGGACAGGGGATATTCCGCCACAAAACCCGCAAAGAGCCGTTTCGCACGTCGCTCAATGCCATTGCAGTTCTGCATATCGGATTTCTCGGGGCGCTCGTGCTGCCAGAGTTCCGCGCCGCCGTTATGGTGTTTCTCACCCATGCCACCAGCTATGTTCTGGGGCTCGCCGCAACCTGGATCCCTGCGGCCTGA
- a CDS encoding DUF1013 domain-containing protein, with protein MSKPIMAKATAVWLVDNTTISFKQIADFCGMHELEVQGIADGDVAAGVKGFDPIANNQLTQDEIERAQASPLHKLKLKFNAAAQGEETRRGPRYTPLSKRQDRPASILWLVKFHPELADSQIARLVGTTKPTIQAIRERTHWNIGSIQPIDPVALGLCKQSELDAAVQKAAAKKAKDGAALTDDERRKLLSTEQSLEADLEPRVPTAMEGLENFTLGQDYHPEVREKKYDADSFFNLPASDDEDDEDDDQDAGRRRR; from the coding sequence ATGTCAAAGCCGATCATGGCCAAGGCCACAGCTGTCTGGCTGGTGGACAATACGACGATCAGTTTCAAGCAGATTGCCGATTTCTGCGGCATGCATGAATTGGAAGTGCAGGGGATCGCCGATGGCGATGTGGCGGCAGGCGTTAAAGGCTTTGATCCGATTGCCAACAATCAATTGACGCAGGACGAGATCGAACGGGCGCAGGCAAGCCCGCTGCACAAGCTCAAGCTCAAATTCAATGCTGCCGCCCAAGGCGAAGAGACCCGGCGCGGCCCGCGCTATACGCCGCTGTCCAAGCGGCAGGATCGCCCCGCGTCGATCCTTTGGCTGGTCAAGTTCCATCCCGAACTGGCCGACAGCCAGATTGCGCGCCTTGTGGGCACAACGAAGCCGACCATTCAGGCGATTCGTGAACGCACCCATTGGAACATCGGCAGCATCCAACCGATCGACCCTGTTGCGCTTGGCCTGTGCAAACAATCCGAGCTTGATGCCGCCGTGCAAAAGGCCGCTGCGAAGAAGGCCAAAGATGGCGCCGCGCTGACCGATGACGAACGTCGCAAGCTCTTGAGCACCGAGCAAAGCCTTGAGGCGGACCTTGAGCCACGTGTGCCGACGGCGATGGAAGGGCTGGAGAATTTCACCCTAGGGCAGGATTACCACCCCGAAGTGCGTGAAAAGAAATACGACGCCGACAGTTTCTTTAATCTGCCCGCCTCGGATGACGAGGATGATGAGGATGATGATCAGGATGCTGGACGTCGTCGCCGCTAA
- a CDS encoding ribonuclease T2 family protein, translated as MRAQVALLLCLLLPPLPATAQSHRAGVFDYYVLSLSWSPTWCALEGDARSAEQCDDAANTGWILHGLWPQYHRGWPEHCQSVHAPPTRAMTRAMADVMGSAGLAWYQWKKHGSCSGLSAADYYALSRAAFDQFTRPEVFRKLTKPVKLPAKVVEEAFLKANQGLEPDMLTITCRAGRIQEARLCLSRDLAPVPCGVDVVRDCALRDALFDPIR; from the coding sequence ATGCGTGCCCAAGTTGCCTTGTTGCTCTGTCTTTTGCTTCCGCCTCTGCCTGCCACCGCGCAATCACACCGTGCGGGCGTGTTTGACTATTACGTGCTCAGCCTCAGTTGGTCGCCCACTTGGTGCGCGCTCGAGGGGGACGCGCGCAGTGCCGAGCAATGCGACGATGCCGCCAACACCGGCTGGATTCTGCACGGTCTTTGGCCGCAATATCATCGCGGCTGGCCCGAGCATTGCCAGAGCGTGCATGCGCCCCCCACCCGCGCCATGACCCGCGCTATGGCGGATGTGATGGGAAGCGCAGGCCTTGCCTGGTATCAATGGAAGAAACACGGCTCTTGTTCAGGGCTGAGTGCCGCCGACTATTATGCGCTGTCGCGCGCGGCCTTTGATCAATTCACGCGGCCAGAGGTCTTTCGCAAGCTCACCAAGCCCGTGAAGCTGCCCGCCAAAGTGGTCGAAGAGGCGTTTCTCAAGGCAAATCAGGGGCTTGAACCCGACATGCTGACCATCACCTGCCGCGCCGGGCGCATTCAGGAGGCACGGCTTTGCCTGTCGCGCGATTTGGCACCAGTGCCCTGCGGCGTTGATGTGGTGCGCGACTGCGCCCTGCGCGATGCGCTCTTTGATCCGATCCGCTGA
- a CDS encoding DMT family transporter, translated as MDIRAILMGLGFALMWSSAFTSARIIVSAAPPLTALGLRFLISGLLGITIALILGQSWRLTRAQWRATIIFGICQNALYLGLNFVAMQTIEASLAAIIASAMPLIVGLFSWIFLKERLGKVGIMGLFAGLGGVVIIMGARLQGGMDLYGVGLCLIAVFALAFATLAVRGAASGGNFLMVVGLQMMVGAVLTGSIGLATEPLVIDWSTRLVLAFLYTTLVPGLAATLVWFLLVERIGATRAATFHFLNPFFGVAIASVLLNEALRLGDLIGVLVIMGGILAVQLSRQGRV; from the coding sequence ATGGATATCCGGGCAATCCTGATGGGGCTGGGCTTTGCGCTCATGTGGTCCTCGGCCTTTACCTCGGCACGGATCATCGTCTCTGCCGCCCCGCCCCTGACAGCGCTTGGCCTGCGCTTCCTGATTTCCGGGCTACTTGGCATTACCATCGCCCTGATCTTGGGCCAAAGCTGGCGACTGACCCGCGCACAATGGCGCGCCACGATCATTTTCGGCATCTGCCAGAATGCGCTCTATCTCGGGCTGAACTTCGTGGCGATGCAAACAATCGAGGCCTCGCTTGCCGCGATCATCGCCTCGGCCATGCCGCTCATCGTGGGGTTGTTCAGTTGGATCTTTTTAAAGGAGCGACTTGGCAAGGTTGGAATCATGGGCCTCTTTGCCGGGCTAGGCGGCGTGGTGATCATCATGGGCGCGCGGCTTCAGGGGGGAATGGATCTTTACGGCGTGGGTCTCTGCCTGATCGCGGTTTTTGCACTGGCCTTTGCCACGCTGGCGGTGCGCGGTGCGGCATCGGGGGGCAATTTTCTGATGGTCGTGGGCTTGCAGATGATGGTGGGCGCGGTCCTGACCGGCTCCATCGGCCTTGCCACCGAACCCCTCGTGATCGACTGGAGCACGCGGCTTGTCTTGGCGTTTCTCTATACCACGCTCGTTCCCGGCCTCGCCGCCACGCTGGTGTGGTTTCTATTGGTCGAGCGGATCGGCGCAACGCGCGCCGCTACCTTTCATTTCCTCAACCCGTTCTTTGGCGTAGCGATCGCCTCTGTGCTCTTGAACGAAGCCCTCCGATTGGGCGACCTGATCGGGGTCTTGGTGATCATGGGCGGGATTCTGGCGGTGCAACTCTCGCGGCAAGGGCGGGTCTGA